The Oncorhynchus tshawytscha isolate Ot180627B linkage group LG27, Otsh_v2.0, whole genome shotgun sequence genome includes the window GGCCATCGTAGGTAACTAAAGCAGCAGCATCAAACAGACCATCATAGGTAACTAAAGCAGCAGTATCAAGCAGGCACAGTACCACTCCATATTATGTAGCCACACTAGAAAATGAGCTCTCATGATCACTACACTATTCTATAATTTCAACAGCATCAAACATGTTATTGTAACAAGTCCTCCATTCCACAAGCCCAATGTTTCCAATTGCCACAATTCACAAATTCGCTCACTAGTGTGACGTGAACATCTGCTGAATAAGCAAAAATAGTTCACCCAGTGACACACTATATGAAGGTCATCAGGAACCGGTACTGAATAAAATCTCATATGAACTCTGCTCACACCGGACCCAGTCACACGTCATATAAAtactgtgcatctgtgtgtgtctcagtgtacagtgcgttcggaacgtattcagaccccttgacattttgttacgttacagccttattctaaaatggattcaatagtcgcccccccctcaatctacacacaatggcccataatgacagcaaaaacaggtttttagaaatgtttgctaattaattaaaaataaactgcaatatcacatttatataagtattcagaccctttgctcagtactttgttgaagcacctttggcagtgattacagcttcaagtcttcttgggtatgatgctacaaacttggcactcctatatttggggagtttctcctattcttctctgcagatcctctcaagcgctgtcaggttggatggggagcatcgctgcacagctattttcaggtttctccatagatgttcgatcgggttcaatctgggctcttgctgggccgctcaaggacattcagagacttcccAAAGCCcctcctgccttgtcttggctgtgtgcttaggtcgttgtcctgttggaaggtgaaccttcgccccaatctgagatcctgagcgccctggagcaggttttcatcaaagatctctttgtgctttgctccgttcatctttccctcaatcctgactagtctcccaacccctgccgctgaaaaacatccctacagcattatgctgccaccaccatgcttcaccttagggatggtgccaggtttcttccagacagaacgcttggcattctggccaaagagttcaatcttggtttcatcagaccagagaaccttgtttttcatggtctgagagtctttgggtaccttttggcaaactccaagcgggctgtcatgtgccttttactgaggagtggcttcagtctgtccactctaccataaagacctgatttggtggagtgctgcgaacatggttgtccttctggaaagttatcccatctccacagaggaactctggagctctgtcagagtaactattgggtacttggtcacctccctgaccaaggcccctctcccctgatttggctgggcggccagctataggaagagtcttggtgattccaaaaatgttccatttaagagtgatggaggccactgtgtttttagggaccagaaatattttggtacccttccccagatctgtggatctacacaattctgtctctgagctctacagactattccttcgacctcatgccttggtttttgctctgacatgcactgtcaactgtggggccttatatagacaggtgtgtacctttccaaatcatgtccaatcaattgaatataccacaggtggactacaatcaagttgtagaaacatctcaaggatgaacagTGGACTAGCCGTCCACTGAATACttaaacaaaaataccttattacataagtttaatacatttgcaaacatttctaaaaaaaactgtttttgctttgtcattatggggtattgtgtgtacattgctgagataaaaaaaaatggaatccattttagtataaggctgttaacgtaacaaaatgtgggaaaagtactTCTCGAATACActgtgaatgcactgtatgcgtGTTAAAACGTGAGAACCTCTGCTCGTCCCTCCTGGCCATCTCCTCCTCCAGTCAAAATAAGCATATTGATGTTCAAGTTTGTGTTCTCCCACCATGCCCATCTATAAGGGCATTGCCTGTCTTCAGATGCTTCTAAGCTGCTGCCAAGCATGGAGATATCATTCTTAACCTTAGATATGTatttacacacatactgtacattcatgACTCTGATGAGCAGGGGCTAACCTCTTTGCCCACCTCCCTACTGCGGGCCCCTCATGGGCGCAAattatattaatattattaaACTAATGTTTGTTCGCATTTATGTGTTCACgcttcacagaaacatgttgATTTCAGTTTCACACGACACTATAAAATGTGAGAGTGTcagtttgtgtgggtgtgtggctgtgtgtgtgcacgcatcaAGACATGACTTGGCACAGTTGGTTGGATTATTATTAGTAAATGTATTGCCACACCAGACTTCACATAACAGGTAGTCTCTACTGTGCTGTTAAACCGTGAGATAAATGAGATGAATGAGCATGGTTCAATCTCAGGGGATTACCCCGGCTGTCAGTGGTTCTTAATAACAACAATCAAATTACAGGCAGTCGTATCCACAACCATCCAGAACAGGGACATGACCTCAACCTGTGCTGCTTTCCACACgcttagccacacacacacacacacacgcggtggTGCAAAGGGGAAGCCATCACATGGTTCAGGAAGAGAATGAATCAAACCCCATATTGGTTATTCATCATCTCCCACTGATGGGAAATGAATAGCCAACGGTGCTCGCTGAGCGCTCCAACTGCCTGCCTCCTGTAAATAAAAGATCCATAATGGTCTTTATCAAAGGCGTGGGGATGTACCAGCCATATACAATGTGATGATAAAACCCTGGGCCCAGCaggcctccatctcctcctgctgcctgcctgctgccactGCAGGAATCTCTGTTGATgcttgctgactgactgactggctgctgaGAGGAATGATGGCAGGGCTAATTTTGACACAAAGCCTGGCTTTTTAAAATTTTACATGGCTCTCTCTCACTACATCACAACAACGATGACTGAACTGTCGTTATTCTACTTTCTCTCACTGTttatctccctctttcccccccttctctcttcacTCTTTTGTTCCgtcttctcttcatccctctttctctccctcagagacagacttcCCCAAGGTTGCTGGGGAGATATCCTCCTTTGATGAGGACAGTAGTGATACTCTCTCCCCTGAGCAGCCCATTGGTCAGGAGTCTCCGCTGGGCCACGGCCCTCTGCCCTCTCCCCCCGACGTCCTAGCTTGCAACAGCACCCCCACACAGTTTCTCACTCAGGTTCCTCCgccaccccctcctcttcctcccttctatGGGCCCTGCCAACCAGTGAAGTTGAGCAATGGGACAGCAGTTCTGAGAACCGGCCCTGCACTGATCAAGGTTAGTGGCAGCTGTCACAGCTAATTCTGAGTATTGTCCCAAAGTCCATTGTATTATTAGTTTAGCATTACTTCTGTTGTTAACAGTAGACTAGTCCCGTGTTTAATCCACTACGTTTCAATGATTCTTCCCCCTGCAGTCCCAGCCAAAGCCCACCTCAGAGCGCCCCCCTCAGCGATCCAAGAAGCCCAAGGACAACAAGCCCAAGGTGAGGAAGCTGAAGTACCACCAGTACATCCCCCCGGACCAGAAGGCCGACCACGAGCCGCCCCCTCAGCTGGACTCCACCTACGCCAAGATCCTCCACCAGCAGCAGCTCTTCCTCCAGCTGCAGATCCTCAACCAGCAGCAGCAACACTACAACTACCACACCATCCTTCCTGCACCAcccaagtgagtgtgtgtgtgtgtgtttgcgtgtgtgtgtatacaactGCTTCACATACCCATCAACTCCAGCCTTTATCCTATCATCGTTTTGACTctcgtttttttttctccagaccACTAACAGATCAACCACCTCCCACCAATGGCCCCTCTCCTTCTCCGGCCGTGCCCGCCCCCTCGACATCCTCCTCCAGTCAAAGTGCACCAAGCCGGCAGAATGTCACACATGTGGGAGGGGCCACACCAGGTTCTTTGCCTCCTAACCTGGACGACCTGAAGGTCAGTAAAAGCCGTTGCATTTATCAAGAGTTGACTGTGTTGACAAAACCAACTGTGTGTctaaacatttcacattctgacaCCTTCTTTTGTCCTCCAGGTGGCTGAACTGAAGCATGAGCTCAAACTGCGGAGCTTGCCTGTATCAGGCACCAAGAATGACCTCATCGAGCGGTTGAGGAACTACCAGGCTCAGCAGAACAGTCGGGGTGGTGGTAGTGCAACAACTACAACAgcagggggtgccacagggtcaGGGGCCGGAGCTTCCAAAACCAACCacccaacacaacaacaacaaaaacaactactaaaacagcagcaacaacaacttTCCCAACACCAGGCCCTTTCGTCGGTGGTCCACCAATCAGGAGATGCAGGTGTGGTAACCTTGGCAACCTTCCCGTTCATGACCACTGCTCCACAGCAGATCATGCACTTTGGCAGCACTAGCTCCTccccaccagtctctcctgccCCCTCGGACCGCTCGCTAGCTGGGATGAGTCCAGATGAGACGAGCTGTAATGGAGACTCATTTGGGGAGATGGTAGGTCTCCTTTCTATATCAGATGTGTCCTTgcttttaaaaaaatatgtttttatagtGCCCAGATATCAGGTTGTATGGTTTGAATCTTGAGACTACTTTTCTCTTTCCAAATAGGTAAGCTCTCCCCTCACCCAGCTaagcctccatccctccccacaGCACCGTGGCACTATCAAAGAGGAGTTGAGTGGCTCGGCCCCAACAGCCTGCCAATTCTCCATGGCTGCTCTGCAGAAACGCCTGCAAGTAGCACCCCCGTCTGTGAACAAGGACCAGATGCTGCAGGAGAAGGACAAGCAGATCGAGGCGCTGACGTGCATGCTAAGACAGAAACAGCGGCTGGTGGAGACCCTGCGCGTCCAGCTGGAACAGGGCAAGAGAGGGGGCCGGGACGCCCCCCCAGAACCCCTGGGCCTTGTCAGGGTGAAGGAAGAGCCCCCAGACATCCCCAGCATCCCCTCCACATTTTGCCCCATTGTCCGCTCTCCGACTCCTTCCCAGTGCCACATGGAGGTCACCAAGATGACCATCAAACAGGAGGTCAGGGATGTGGAAGAGGCCTTGGAGCCGTCCTTGGAAGCCCCACCTCAGCAGGTGCAGCTGGAGAAGATCCAGGCACAGCAGCTGGAGCAGCTGAAGGTGCAGCAGACGCAGCAGATCAACGCGCTGCAGCTGGCACAGCAGCAGGCCCTGCAGCAGCTGCTCCTACAGCAGAACCAGCAGAATCTGCAGAAACACCGCTCACAGCAGAGGAAGAAGAAGTCCCACAAGCAACAGctcaagcagcagcagcagctactgtcccaacaacaacagcagatACAATCAAAGAACCAACAGCTGTTACAGTCAAAGCATCAACAACAGCAGATATTACaggcacaacaacaacagcagcagcagatatTCCAggcacaacaacaaccacagcagctgaAGTCACAACAGGTCAGTGGCAGTCAAAACAGCTCAACGGCTTGTCACAACAAGAGCTGCAGACAGTGACAGCAAAACAATTGTGATCCCAGTCAAAATAGTCAGTGTGTCACCTTGTGTTAGTCTCTCACTGACTAATGCCTTTGGTCTCTTCCAGGTGTCTCAGATGTTCCTCAATCAGCAGTCGCGCTCCACCACTTCCTTCCCCTTGGATCTCCTCAAGACACACTCCACACCTACCCTGGTGACAGACAGCAATGGCAACCATTTCCTCATCGCACTAACCAATCACTGTGCCGAGAGCCAAGGGAGTGATATGCCACAAGGCACTCCACAGGGCAAAGCATCCAATCGCATCATACTGCAGGTAAACATTTAAATCCCACTTTCACTCAAACCTAATGTTTTTGTTTAAGGACTCCTTGTGCTGCTTACTTTTCTTCTCACGCTATTTCTCTCCTTGGTCTAACCAGAGACTGCAGTCAACTCCCACCAAGCTGCCCAGCCAATCCCCTCTTCAGTTGTCCAGCAGTGACACCCAATCAAAACCGAAAACTCAACCAGGCCTCGTGAAACAGCCAACCAGAAAGGTAAGGGAAAGTTTCTAAAAGCCTGATATGTAGGATGTCCATTGAACAGCAGTCAACTGACTGGCTTGTTGCTAATGTCCCATTAAGTGAGAGAGTCATTCAGAAATGCCTCGGTGACTCCAATAATCGGCTGTGTTATGTGAATTAATGATGTAAACCCTGTAATATGCTGACAGAATCCTTgatgtatatcaaatcaaattttatttgtcacatacacatggttagcagatgttaatgctagtgtagtgaaatgcttgtgcttctagttccgacaatgcagtaataaccaatctaactaacaattccaaaactactgtcttatacacacaagtgtaaggggataaagaatatgtacataaagatatatgaatgagtgatggtacagagcggcataggcaagatacagtagatggtatcaagtacagtatatacatatgagatgattatgtaaacaaagtggcatagttaaagtggctagtgatacatgtattacataaagatgcagtagatgatatagagtacagtatatacgtatacatatgagggtatgtaaataataataataatgtagggtatgtaaacattatattaggtagcattgtttaaagtgtctagtgatatattttacatcatttcccatcaattcccattattaaagtggctggagttgagtcagtgtgttggcagcagccactcaatgttagtggtggctgtttaacagtctgatggccttgagatagaagctgtttttccagtctctcggtcccagctttgatgcacctgtactgacctcgccttctggatgatagcggggtgaacaggcagtggctcgggtggttgttgtccttgatgatctttatggccttcctgtaacatcgggtggtgtaggtgtcctggagggcaggtagtttgcccccggtgatgcgttgtgcagacctcactaccctctggagagccttacggttgtgggcggagcagttgccgtaccaggcggtgatacagcctgccaggatgctctcgattgtgcatctatagaagtttgtgagtgcttttggtgacaagccgaatttcttcagcctcctgaggttgaagaggcgctgctgcaccttcttcacgatgctgtccgtgtgggtggaccaattcagtttgtctgtgatgtgtatgccgaggaacttaaaacttgctaccctctccactactgttccatcgatgtggataggggggtgttccctctgctgtttcctgaagtccacaatcatctccttagttttgttgacgttgagtgtgaggttattttcctgacaccacactccgagggccctcacctcctccctgtaggtcgtctcgtcgttgttggtaatcaagcctaccactgttgtgtcgtccgcaaacttgatgattgagttggaggcgtgcgtggccacgcagtcgtgggtgaacagggagtacaggagagggctcagaacgcacccttgtggggccctagtgttgaggatcagcggggtggagatgttgttgcctaccctcaccacctgggggcggcccgtcaggaagtccagtacccagttgcacagggcggggtcgagacccagggtctcgagcttgatgacgagcttgaagggtactatggtgttaaatgccgagctgtagtcgatgaacagcattctcacataggtattcctcttgtccaggtgggttagggcagtgtgcagtgtggttgagattgcattgtctgtggacctatttgggcggtaagcaaattggagtgggtctagggtgtcaggtagggtggaggtgatatggtccttgactagtctctcaaagcacttcatgatgacggaagtgagtgctacggggcggtagtcatttagctcagttaccttagctttcttgggaacaagaacaatggtggccctcttgaagcatgtgggaacagcagactaggatagggattgattgaatatgtccgtaaacacaccagccagctggtctgcgcatgctctgagggcgcggctggagatgtcgtctgggcctgcagccttgcgagggttaacacgtttaaatgttttactcacctcggctgcagtgaaggagaggctgcatgttttggttgcaggccgtgtcagtggcactgtattgtcctcaaagcgggcaaaaaagttatttagtctgcctgggagcaagacatccgggTCCGTgacgggctggttttctttttgtaatccgtgattgactgtagaccctgccacatacagtgccttgcgaaagtattcggcccccttgaactttgcgaccttttgccacatttcaggcttcaaacataaagatataaaacatatatatatatgtatttttttgtgaagaatcaacaacaagtgggacacagtcatgaagtggaacgacatttattggatatttcaaacttttttaacaaatcaaaaactgaaaaattgggcgtgcaaaatgattcagtccctttactttcagtgcagcaaactctctccagaagttcagtgaggatctctgaatgatccaatgttgacctaaatgactaatgatgataaatacaatccacctgtgtgtaatcaagtctccgtataaatgcacctgcactgtgatagtctcagaggtccgttaaaagcacagagagcatcatgaagaacaaggaacacaccaggcaggtccgagatactgttgtgaagaagtttaaagccggatttggatacaaaaagatttcccaagctttaaacatcccaaggagcactgtgcaagcgataatattgaaatggaaggagtatcagaccactgcaaatctaccaagacctggccgtccctctaaactttcagctcatacaaggagaagactgatcagagatgcagccaagaggcccatgatcactctggatgaactgcagagatctacagctgaggtgggagactctgtccataggacaacaatcagtcgtatattgcacaaatctggccttttatggacgagtggcaagaagaaagccatttcttaaagatatccataaaaagtgtcgtttaaagtttgccacaagccacctgggagacacaccaaacatgtggaagaaggtgctctggtcagatgaaaccaaaattgaactttttggcaacaatgcaaaacgttatgtttggcgtaaaagcaacacagctcatcaccctgaacacaccatccccactgtcaaacatggtggtggcagcatcatggtttgggcctgcttttcttcagcggggacagggaagatggttaaaattgatgggaagatggatggagccaaatacaggaccattctggaagaaaacctgatggagtctgcaaaagacctgagactgggacagagatttgtcttccaacaagacaatgatccaaaacataaagcaaaatctacaatggaatggttcaaaaataaacatatccaggtgttagaatggccaagtcaaagtccagacctgaatccaatcgagaatctgtggaaagaactgaaaactgctgttcacaaatgctctccatccaacctcactgagctcgagctgttttgcaaggaggaatgggaaaaaatgtcagtctctcgatgtgcaaaactgatagacataccccaagcgacttacagctgtaatcgcagcaaaaggtggcgctacaaagtattaacttaagggggctgaataattttgcacgcccaatttttcagtttttgatttgttaaaaaagtttgaaatatccaataaatgttgttccacttcatgattgtgtcccacttgttgttgattcttcacaacaaaatacagttttataactttatgtttgaagcctgaaatgtggcaaaaggtcgcaaagttcaagggggccgaatactttcgcaaggcactgtacctcttgtgtctgagccgttgaattgagattctactttgtctctatactgacgcttagcttgtttgattgccttgcggagggaatagctacactgtttgtatttggtcatatttccagtcaccttgccctgattaaaagcagtggtttgtgctttcagtttcacgcgaatgctgccatcaatccacattttctggtttgggaatgttttaatcgttgctttgggaacgacatcttcaacgcacgttctaatgaactcgcacaccgaatcagcgtattcgtcaatgttgttgtctgacgcaatacgaaacatatcccagtccccgtgatggaagcagtcttggagtgtggaatcagattggtcggaccagcgttgaacagacctcagcatgggagcttcttgttttagtttctgtctgtaggcagggatcaacaaaatggagtcgtggtcagcttttccgaaaggagggcggggcggggccttatatgcgtcgcggaagttagaatagcagtgatccaaggttttgccagccctggttgcgcaatcgatatgctgatacaatttagggagtcttgttttcagattagccttgttaaaatccccagctacaatgaatgcagcctcaggatgtatggattccagtttgcaaagagtcaaataaagttcgttcagagccatcgatgtgtctgctttggggggaatatatacggctgtgattataatcgaagagaattcccttggtagataatgcggtcgacatttgattgtgaggaattctaaatcaggtgaacagaaggacttgagttcctgtatgcttttgtgaccacaccacgtctcattagccataaggcatacgcccccgcccctcttcttaccagaaagatgtttgtttctgtcggcgcgatgcgtggagaaaccagctggctgcaccgactccgatagcgtctctccagtgagccatgtttccgtgaagcaaagaacgttagtctctgatgtccctctggaatgctacccttgctcggatttcatcaaccttgttgtcaagagactggacattggcgagaagtatactggggagtggtgcacgatgagccagtctccggagtctgaccagaagaccgctacgttttccctcttttacgaagtcgtttttatGGGTCGCCgcctgggatccattccgttgtcctgggtgaaaggcagaacacaggatccgcttcacgaaagtcatattcttggtcgtactgatggtgagttgacgctgctcttatattcagtagttcttctcgactgtatgtaatgaaacctaagatgacctggggaactaatgtaagaaataacacgtaaaaaaaacaaaaaactgcatagtttcctaggaacgcgaagcgaggcggccatctctgtcggcgccatgcCCTGGACAGCATGGATTGGCTGATAACTAATGCAATGTAATAGTGATTATTATTCTGGTAATTGCTGTAATGATATTCCTCATCTTTGTGATTTATGTTTTAAGCTCAGAATGAAGATTTCAGCTCATTTGCATCTCAGCTAATTAAGATTTATCTCCCATTTTGCTTAGGGACAGAAGGCGGGGCTGCAGATGTCAACCAATCACTCCCCAGGGGTCGCGCTCTCCTTCTCTGCCCCGCCCAATCTCCAGCCTTTCTTCCCCAATGATGACTCCTCCCCTTCGGAAAAagacacctccccctctcctccagctcaAACGGTAATTGTGACCTTGTTAAAACTTGTACTATTATTGTGGTTCTCTAAAGGGACAAGTTAATAGTATACATATTTAAGACATGAGAACATTGTTCTATTTCCATCAGGAGGATTTGAGTCCAGGTCTTGACCATGAAcccctgttcagccctccttctCCCAAACAGacgccctcccctaacccaccggATGACAAGGTAACCCACGCCTGgttgtctctctgtttctatgtttgtgtCTCATTATGGACAACCATGCCAAGACTCTTGCTCTTCTGTATTCACCTCTCAACTCAGTGGCTGTGTCAGGACTTACTCTTCTCCCTGTGTCTTGCTCCCAGGATAATGGATCCACCCAGCATATGGACGACCTCTTCGACATCCTGATTCAGACAGGAGGTGAGTGTTGAATGGCGATAGAAGAAGAGCTCCTCCTGGTTTCCTGATTCAATATTTGTCTCCTACTGGTTGacatttcttctctctcctcctctcccagaaaTCTCCGCCACCTTCAAACCGGCGCCTGACCCTTCCCTGGCGCGATTGCGCCCCAACACCCCTTCCCCTTCCCACTCTCaggccccctcccctctccagctGCAACTCCACTTCTCGCCCTCCACCCCTCCCGAACCCGAGACCCACCAGCCAGAccaaggggaggaggaggagctgcagGCGCCGGCCACCGATGATCAGGACGTAAGCAACACAGGAAGTGGACGTCTGGAGGACTTCTTGGAGAGCACCACGGGCAAACCCCTCCTGGGTGTGGAGCCTGGTGGGCCCCTGACCCTGATTGACGACCT containing:
- the LOC112225755 gene encoding myocardin-related transcription factor B isoform X4, producing the protein MITSVSAVRRLWEDRGESEGQKSMLQLKLQQRRTREELVSQGIMPPLKSPAAFHEQRRSLERARTEDYLKRKIRSRPERSELVRMHILEDHVPDGCWLANPLCAVCSETSVEPSLQAKQLQLKRARLADDLNDKISHRPGPMELIHKNILPVHSSIKQAIIETDFPKVAGEISSFDEDSSDTLSPEQPIGQESPLGHGPLPSPPDVLACNSTPTQFLTQVPPPPPPLPPFYGPCQPVKLSNGTAVLRTGPALIKSQPKPTSERPPQRSKKPKDNKPKVRKLKYHQYIPPDQKADHEPPPQLDSTYAKILHQQQLFLQLQILNQQQQHYNYHTILPAPPKPLTDQPPPTNGPSPSPAVPAPSTSSSSQSAPSRQNVTHVGGATPGSLPPNLDDLKVAELKHELKLRSLPVSGTKNDLIERLRNYQAQQNSRGGGSATTTTAGGATGSGAGASKTNHPTQQQQKQLLKQQQQQLSQHQALSSVVHQSGDAGVVTLATFPFMTTAPQQIMHFGSTSSSPPVSPAPSDRSLAGMSPDETSCNGDSFGEMVSSPLTQLSLHPSPQHRGTIKEELSGSAPTACQFSMAALQKRLQVAPPSVNKDQMLQEKDKQIEALTCMLRQKQRLVETLRVQLEQGKRGGRDAPPEPLGLVRVKEEPPDIPSIPSTFCPIVRSPTPSQCHMEVTKMTIKQEVRDVEEALEPSLEAPPQQVQLEKIQAQQLEQLKVQQTQQINALQLAQQQALQQLLLQQNQQNLQKHRSQQRKKKSHKQQLKQQQQLLSQQQQQIQSKNQQLLQSKHQQQQILQAQQQQQQQIFQAQQQPQQLKSQQVSQMFLNQQSRSTTSFPLDLLKTHSTPTLVTDSNGNHFLIALTNHCAESQGSDMPQGTPQGKASNRIILQRLQSTPTKLPSQSPLQLSSSDTQSKPKTQPGLVKQPTRKGQKAGLQMSTNHSPGVALSFSAPPNLQPFFPNDDSSPSEKDTSPSPPAQTEDLSPGLDHEPLFSPPSPKQTPSPNPPDDKDNGSTQHMDDLFDILIQTGEISATFKPAPDPSLARLRPNTPSPSHSQAPSPLQLQLHFSPSTPPEPETHQPDQGEEEELQAPATDDQDVSNTGSGRLEDFLESTTGKPLLGVEPGGPLTLIDDLHNQMLSTPSILDHTSSPMDTYELSGYPANPPGLDFGDHALDSMDWLDITMGGASNEIAGLAPLGPLGPHTPPSVFSADFLDSSDLQLHWDSCL
- the LOC112225755 gene encoding myocardin-related transcription factor B isoform X1, which encodes MEAQAGEEPGPSGLAPASPDSAPSPHSEAVTNELQELSLQPAPNQLPLRDRKNVLQLKLQQRRTREELVSQGIMPPLKSPAAFHEQRRSLERARTEDYLKRKIRSRPERSELVRMHILEDHVPDGCWLANPLCAVCSETSVEPSLQAKQLQLKRARLADDLNDKISHRPGPMELIHKNILPVHSSIKQAIIETDFPKVAGEISSFDEDSSDTLSPEQPIGQESPLGHGPLPSPPDVLACNSTPTQFLTQVPPPPPPLPPFYGPCQPVKLSNGTAVLRTGPALIKSQPKPTSERPPQRSKKPKDNKPKVRKLKYHQYIPPDQKADHEPPPQLDSTYAKILHQQQLFLQLQILNQQQQHYNYHTILPAPPKPLTDQPPPTNGPSPSPAVPAPSTSSSSQSAPSRQNVTHVGGATPGSLPPNLDDLKVAELKHELKLRSLPVSGTKNDLIERLRNYQAQQNSRGGGSATTTTAGGATGSGAGASKTNHPTQQQQKQLLKQQQQQLSQHQALSSVVHQSGDAGVVTLATFPFMTTAPQQIMHFGSTSSSPPVSPAPSDRSLAGMSPDETSCNGDSFGEMVSSPLTQLSLHPSPQHRGTIKEELSGSAPTACQFSMAALQKRLQVAPPSVNKDQMLQEKDKQIEALTCMLRQKQRLVETLRVQLEQGKRGGRDAPPEPLGLVRVKEEPPDIPSIPSTFCPIVRSPTPSQCHMEVTKMTIKQEVRDVEEALEPSLEAPPQQVQLEKIQAQQLEQLKVQQTQQINALQLAQQQALQQLLLQQNQQNLQKHRSQQRKKKSHKQQLKQQQQLLSQQQQQIQSKNQQLLQSKHQQQQILQAQQQQQQQIFQAQQQPQQLKSQQVSQMFLNQQSRSTTSFPLDLLKTHSTPTLVTDSNGNHFLIALTNHCAESQGSDMPQGTPQGKASNRIILQRLQSTPTKLPSQSPLQLSSSDTQSKPKTQPGLVKQPTRKGQKAGLQMSTNHSPGVALSFSAPPNLQPFFPNDDSSPSEKDTSPSPPAQTEDLSPGLDHEPLFSPPSPKQTPSPNPPDDKDNGSTQHMDDLFDILIQTGEISATFKPAPDPSLARLRPNTPSPSHSQAPSPLQLQLHFSPSTPPEPETHQPDQGEEEELQAPATDDQDVSNTGSGRLEDFLESTTGKPLLGVEPGGPLTLIDDLHNQMLSTPSILDHTSSPMDTYELSGYPANPPGLDFGDHALDSMDWLDITMGGASNEIAGLAPLGPLGPHTPPSVFSADFLDSSDLQLHWDSCL